The following coding sequences lie in one Arachis ipaensis cultivar K30076 chromosome B03, Araip1.1, whole genome shotgun sequence genomic window:
- the LOC107632500 gene encoding uncharacterized protein LOC107632500 → MGFGCRWRTWVMECVTTASMSVLINGSPFIPFKMGRGLRQGDPLFPFLFVLVVDVLHRMVGEVVRNRRISPLMVGRDRVELSHLQFADDTILFCPPEDETMKNYKRLLRWFELMSGLSINFDKSSLTPINCDEQWVQRMCSLWGCKSGTLPVRYLGVPLGANPRLVKTWKPIIDKVEEKLSLWKAKVLNKAEKLVLIKSVLNSLPVYYLSLYKMPKAVAEKLISLQRRFLWSKEDGRNGMALVRWELVQAPKRLGGLGVGDAMLRNTALLFKWWWQFAKEECPL, encoded by the coding sequence ATGGGGTTTGGATGCAGGTGGAGGACatgggttatggagtgtgtaACCACAGCTTCTATGTCAGTCTTGATAAATGGCTCGCCGTTTATACCATTCAAAATGGGAAGGGGTTTGAGACAAGGAGACCCCCTCTTTCCTTTCTTGTTTGTGCTGGTTGTGGATGTCCTGCATAGGATGGTTGGGGAGGTAGTCAGGAACAGGCGTATCTCTCCATTGATGGTTGGTAGAGACAGGGTGGAGCTTTCACACCTTCAGTTTGCGGATGACACTATCCTGTTTTGCCCGCCGGAAGATGAGACCATGAAGAACTACAAGCGGCTGCTACGATGGTTTGAGTTGATGTCCGGGCTcagtattaattttgataagtccAGTCTGACTCCAATCAATTGTGATGAGCAATGGGTTCAACGTATGTGTAGCTTGTGGGGTTGTAAGTCAGGTACTCTCCCAGTTAGATACCTTGGGGTCCCCTTAGGAGCAAACCCAAGGCTAGTAAAGACTTGGAAGCCTATAATCGACAAGGTAGAGGAGAAACTAAGCCTTTGGAAAGCTAAGGTGCTTAACAAAGCTGAGAAGTTGGTGCTTATCAAATCAGTTCTAAATAGCCTGCCGGTGTATTATCTGAGCTTGTATAAGATGCCGAAGGCTGTTGCTGAGAAGTTGATTTCCTTACAGAGAAGATTCCTATGGAGCAAGGAGGATGGGAGGAATGGGATGGCTCTGGTAAGATGGGAATTGGTGCAGGCTCCAAAGAGGCTAGGAGGGTTGGGAGTTGGAGACGCTATGCTTCGGAACACCGCCctgttgtttaagtggtggtggcaatTCGCGAAGGAAGAGTGCCCACTGTGA
- the LOC107632501 gene encoding uncharacterized protein LOC107632501, translating into MADKENPQLSQDDLLAQIAELQAEVRRIAELSTQNNGENSKGSAQSAADPLNIVPPKEKLTLDNSFSEEITNYQMPKNFTLPIALEPYKGFGDPRAHVKKFQSMMFFNGPNNEPILCRAFPIYLDGAALLWFSKLSAGSISSFEDLARSFIDYFAASRIYVHGSDYLGTIKQGQHESLKDYMTKFADATMEIQDLDPAVHLHALKAGLRPGKFRETIAITKPKTLEEFRERAAGQMEIEELREAQKSDKQPHRRDEERTFRSPGNRDTKKPSKPASKYNTYTRFNTRRENIIREILNAKIIKPPARAGNYHDQRFVDKTKHCAFHRKFGHTTDDCIVAKDLLERLARQGLLDKYIETRKGRGGNSDRVEHKQAIADDKKERTTPDPPRGVINHISGGFAGGGETSSARKRSYRAMLAIEGTIQPKKDKEPDVTISFNQTYFKSASPNLDDPVVISIQVVVLMFYFTLLLQK; encoded by the coding sequence ATGGCTGACAAGGAAAATCCACAACTCTCACAGGACGACCTCCTGGCTCAAATCGCTGAGCTTCAGGCGGAGGTACGCAGAATAGCCGAGCTCTCAACACAGAACAATGGAGAGAACTCCAAAGGCTCGGCTCAAAGTGCGGCGGACCCTTTAAACATCGTCCCGCCAAAGGAGAAGCTCACCCTTGACAACTCTTTCTCCGAGGAGATCACAAACTACCAGATGCCGAAAAACTTCACGCTGCCCATCGCGCTAGAACCATACAAGGGGTTCGGCGACCCTCGGGCCCATGTGAAGAAGTTCCAATCAATGATGTTTTTCAACGGCCCTAACAATGAGCCCATTCTATGCCGAGCATTCCCCATATACCTGGATGGTGCTGCGCTACTTTGGTTTTCCAAACTTTCTGCAGGTTCGATTTCCTCCTTTGAAGACCTCGCCAGATCATTCATTGATTATTTTGCTGCCTCAAGAATCTACGTACATGGCTCGGACTATCTCGGCACCATCAAACAAGGCCAGCACGAGAGCCTGAAAGACTACATGACCAAATTCGCTGACGCCACTATGGAGATCCAAGACTTGGACCCGGCCGTTCACCTGCACGCTCTCAAAGCCGGCCTTAGGCCTGGCAAATTTCGGGAGACCATTGCCATAACAAAGCCGAAGACGCTAGAGGAATTCCGAGAAAGGGCGGCAGGTCAAATGGAGATCGAAGAACTCCGAGAAGCCCAAAAGTCGGACAAACAACCACATCGGAGAGATGAGGAAAGGACTTTCAGATCGCCAGGTAACAGGGACACTAAGAAACCTTCTAAGCCCGCGTCAAAGTACAACACATACACCAGATTCAACACCAGAAGAGAGAACATCATCAGAGAAATCCTCAACGCCAAAATCATAAAGCCACCAGCCCGAGCAGGGAACTACCATGATCAACGGTTCGTGGACAAGACGAAGCATTGTGCCTTCCACCGGAAGTTCGGTCACACTACGGATGACTGCATCGTTGCGAAGGACCTCCTGGAAAGGCTGGCACGCCAAGGGCTCCTGGACAAATACATCGAGACCCGGAAAGGCAGAGGAGGAAACTCGGACAGGGTagaacataaacaagcaatcgcCGACGACAAAAAAGAGAGGACGACTCCTGATCCGCCAAGAGGTGTCATTAACCACATATCAGGGGGATTCGCAGGCGGAGGAGAAACAAGCTCGGCCAGAAAACGAAGCTATAGAGCAATGCTGGCAATCGAAGGAACTATACAACCAAAGAAGGACAAAGAACCAGATGTCACAATATCCTTCAACCAAACATACTTCAAATCGGCAAGCCCTAACCTCGACGATCCCGTGGTAATTTCAATCCAGGTAGTAGTGCTGATGTTTTATTTTACTCTActtttacaaaaatga